ACGCAGGAGATTTATTATTACATTATTGCTGTGATTTCTGTCATGAAAACACCAGGAACGGCTTACCGTTTCCTTTAGGAGATACGGTCCAGCCTTAACAATATTTCTCCGAGTCTTTCCTGGGCATTGTTACCCCGGATTAAATTTTTCTTTAACTCGTAAAATTGTTCTTCACCCGGTGTTTTAACCAACAGCCCGAAAGATTTTTGGTTATCATGAACGAGTAAAACATCATCTAAAGGAACACGATAAGTTTCTGCATAAAGTCCCGGCGTGAGAATCAGACTCCCCTTATCCAGAGCGATAAAGATACGATTTCTAAGAAAGCAACCACTAATAAAAAGTAGTAAAAACAGGATGAATAATGTTTCATTACCGCCTACCATGCAAATAAGAAATATCCCACCAGATATAAAAACCACCAAATCATTTATCAAAAAATGTATGGTTTTAAATTTCAATTGCACGTCGTTATCTTGCATTACCTCATCTGAAAGTGGCTCCGCTGGCTGTTTTAACCCACTAACATTATCAATCTTAAGCTGTATCTTATTCCTGTATGCAGTCTTCTGAATACATTGCTGATTATGCAGTTGAGCAGCAACCTTTGCTACTTGCTGATTTTTTAATTTTTCGACACTGTAGAAACAGCCAAACATAAAAGCTATTCCTGTTGGCAGCATAAGGGCTGAACCTAAAACACCCACTATTTGCCCTGTTAATGGTGCTTTAAGTAACAATGGAATACTAATAAACTGTATAATAATAGATAAAAAACAAAGCCACCAAAAAGTAGAGATATACTCCGCTTCAGATCCATGTAATCCCATATAATCTATTAAGAGCAAGATCCAAAAGATAATATTGCTGGCCAGACCAATCCATAGTAATGAATTCAGCTTATTCATATAATCTCCATATAATAAATAACGGTTATACAGCATTAAGCAGCGGCGGCTTTGCCACTGGCGATAACGCTATTCTTCCATGCTATCCATTTCTGCTCCGCTATTTTTAGCCAGCAGCCGTGCCGTGGTTGCGGCATCAACACTAAAAATCTGCTCCGGTAAGCTGAAGTCGCGCAGCGCCAGCAGCGCCAGTGGCCCTTTGCCCAGCTGCGATCGCAGCACCCACTGCAATGTTCGCCCGTCCGGCGTGTTAAAATTCATCATCCACTGGCTGCGGTCAAGCTGCTGCCGCTTGCCCTGCTCCAGCCAGCGGATAAATCCCCAGGTGCCGCTGTAATCGCCAAACAGTCTCGCACCGGCGCTGGTGGTGCTCCAGGTGAGCATTGTACCCGGTTTCCAGGTATCACCCGGCCAACGGAACGTTTGCCAGTCAGCCATCTGATTAAAGTAACGCAGCTTTTGTCCATCAATGGTCAGCTGCGTTTCCACCACCTGCGCGGCCGGAAGCGCCTGCAGATCAAAGCTGATGCCCTGTCTGCCGTCGGTAAACAGAATATCCGACAGCTGGCTTAGCTGGTTGACGGCTTTCAGGAATTGCGGATTAAACGTCAGCCCCTGGCTGTTAGTTTTATCCGGTACCCACTGACTGCCTTCCTTATGTAACACGCCACTAAGCTCGCTGGATAAAAAGCGTTCAATACGGCCACTATCCTTGCGTATAAACTCCGCCAGCATGGGTAGAGAAGCATCACTTTTACTGGCGGCAAAGGGATAACGCCCCTCAAACGCCGTACGCCAGTTCGCCACTATCGCCCGGCTCCAGCGAACATTCAGGCTGGCGGCCGAAGGCTGGAGCACCGTTTCCCAGGCTTGGGTCAGCGGCTGAACAAACATCGTCTGTCCAAAACCGTTCCACTCTTCGCCCAGGCTGGCAGAGATCAGGCTGCCGTATTGCTGGGTATCGGTCAGATCAACGCTCTTACCCTGAAATACCGTTTGCGCCAGCGTCTGCATCATCTCCTGGGGATCCGATGCGCTGGCTACCTGTTGCAGACGCAGTCTCACGCGGGTAATGCGGGTCAGGTAAGTTTGCAGGCTTAACGAGCTGTCTGCCGACATCACATTACTGGCTTTGTTTTTGCCCATCAGTGACAACAGCGGCCCGAATGTTTCATCAAGCGGCCCCTGCGGCCCTGCGGCGCTTTGATCGATCGCCGGCTTTTCTCTGTTGCCGATCAGATCCTTCGCTGATTTGATAATCGAATCTGACAGCCCCTGACTTCGTTGTCCGGTCTGCCCCTGCCAGGAAAGCGTATTCATCAACGCAATCACCGGCGACTGGCGCACGTCGCTCATCAGCGTTAGCTGATCGGTAACGTCGGCGATATTGTGCGCCGGGTTCCAGCGCAGGCTGTTAAGGAAGTTAAGCCAGCTTCCGGCAAAATCGGTGAAATAGCGTTGGGTAAGACGCGCCTTCAGCGCCTCCGGCGAAATATCTGCGGCAACCGTTTTACGGCTGTCGCTCAGCACCCAGTCGATTTCATCGCGGCGAGAGTTTGCCGCTTTATCGATAGCCTGCTGAACCTCACCTTCCCATGCCTGACGCGTAAACATGCCCGGCACCACCTCATCGGTAGTAAACAGGCGGCGCGCATCGGTCCCACTGGTCATATCCTCCAGCGTCACATCGGCAAAATTACGCCGTACCGACTTAAGCATGTTTTGATACAGCGTACTTTCCGCGTTACGGCGTCCAATCTGTTGCAGCAATACCTGACGGCTCTGGGTGACCAGTTCAGCATCTGGAACCGTTTTCCATTGCGGCTGATGCGGCAGTTCATCAATATAAAATCGCCATAAATCAGCGGCAAGGCTCTGCCACAGACTGGTTGAGAACCCTGCGCGTTCCGGCTGCACCGTTTTCATGGTTTGCGCATAGAAGGCGCCGTCAGCTTTATCGGGATGCGCCATCATCAGCCAGGCTTTTAGCTGGTCATAGCCCGCTTTAGCCAGCTCCGCACGTTGCGCGCTGTTTGGTGCGGTATTGGTGAGCGTTATCAGCTTAGCCGCCAGCGCCTCGTTTGCCGCATCGCGGATAAGCCGGTTGTTCGCCACGCCATACCAGGGCAGCATCGCGCTCAGTAATTGCTGATTATGATCCAGGCCGAAACGCTGATACCACGGTGCGCCTTTTTGTAAAGCGTGCTGTAGCCGTCCGGCATCATTACGTAACTCATGCAACGCGATCAGCTGGGCATCAGAGAGCACCCGGCTTTCCGCCAGGGTGTGAGCTTTATCAGCGATTGAAATTATTTGCTGGCGGTTGACGATAAATGACAGCAGCAGACCCGAAATCCAGACGCCGATAAAGGTTAATAACGTCCAGGCCAATGCCTGCTCCCAGCGCATACCGACGCGGCGTCCACGTACGCGTGTGCAGTC
The sequence above is a segment of the Mixta intestinalis genome. Coding sequences within it:
- a CDS encoding ImcF-related family protein, encoding MSYFYGRRVYHKAKTLASGHSDNYARNKIDKLSSAVAGLQQLKEHLRRRYGLFWRGKVRLLLLTGDDAAIDQLIPGLQASLWLEGNRTVLIYGGSLAADPDSEKYKALRKLRRSRPLDGIVRVINERQNLTPQISDNDLRGLEKAGEALRYQPPVWLWQLCDSDWPQAGRINQAVGMTLPAKAAPDDVAMQLNRLLPQLREQGMAQVAQNHACDFLLRLAQRLEQGESEGWKARLTPWLYGAQQHVPLRGLMFSLANQPEPSLDAEISGSAVLSPLHRHALTLPASWQGIVTDCTRVRGRRVGMRWEQALAWTLLTFIGVWISGLLLSFIVNRQQIISIADKAHTLAESRVLSDAQLIALHELRNDAGRLQHALQKGAPWYQRFGLDHNQQLLSAMLPWYGVANNRLIRDAANEALAAKLITLTNTAPNSAQRAELAKAGYDQLKAWLMMAHPDKADGAFYAQTMKTVQPERAGFSTSLWQSLAADLWRFYIDELPHQPQWKTVPDAELVTQSRQVLLQQIGRRNAESTLYQNMLKSVRRNFADVTLEDMTSGTDARRLFTTDEVVPGMFTRQAWEGEVQQAIDKAANSRRDEIDWVLSDSRKTVAADISPEALKARLTQRYFTDFAGSWLNFLNSLRWNPAHNIADVTDQLTLMSDVRQSPVIALMNTLSWQGQTGQRSQGLSDSIIKSAKDLIGNREKPAIDQSAAGPQGPLDETFGPLLSLMGKNKASNVMSADSSLSLQTYLTRITRVRLRLQQVASASDPQEMMQTLAQTVFQGKSVDLTDTQQYGSLISASLGEEWNGFGQTMFVQPLTQAWETVLQPSAASLNVRWSRAIVANWRTAFEGRYPFAASKSDASLPMLAEFIRKDSGRIERFLSSELSGVLHKEGSQWVPDKTNSQGLTFNPQFLKAVNQLSQLSDILFTDGRQGISFDLQALPAAQVVETQLTIDGQKLRYFNQMADWQTFRWPGDTWKPGTMLTWSTTSAGARLFGDYSGTWGFIRWLEQGKRQQLDRSQWMMNFNTPDGRTLQWVLRSQLGKGPLALLALRDFSLPEQIFSVDAATTARLLAKNSGAEMDSMEE